The genomic DNA GGCGACCGTGGGCGCGAACTCGGGCATATAGCGCCGCCCGGCAATTTCGATAGCGCCATCGCGCCATGTTCCCGCCAGGAAGTTCATGCCCGGCGAGCCAATGAAGTTGCCGACGAAGGTATGCGCCGGGCGCTCGAACAGCGCATCGGCCGGCCCCACCTGTACCGCCTTGCCGCGCGACATCACCACCACCTGGTCGGCAAAGGTGAGTGCCTCGGTCTGGTCATGCGTGACGTAGATCAGCGTCAGCCGGAACTCGTGGTGAATCTCCTTGAGCTTGCGGCGCAACTGCCATTTCAGGTGCGGATCGATCACCGTGAGCGGCTCGTCGAACAGGATGGCCGATACGTCCTGGCGCACCAGCCCGCGCCCGAGCGAGATCTTCTGCTTGGCATCGGCCGCCAGGCCGCTGGCGCGGCGGTCCAGCGACGCGGACAGGTCCAGCATCTCGGCCACGCGGCCCACGCGCTCCTTCACCTGGGCCGCGGGCACGCCGCGGTTGCGCAAGGGGAAGGCCAGGTTCTCGCCCACCGTCATGGTGTCGTAGATCACCGGGAACTGGAACACCTGGGCGATGTTGCGCGCCTGCGGCGTGGCCGCGGTCACGTCGCGGCCATCGAAGGAGACGGTGCCGTGCGATGGCCGCTGCAAGCCGGAAATGCAATTGAGCAAGGTGGTCTTGCCGCAGCCGGAGGGCCCGAGCAAGGCGTAGGCGCCGCCGTCATTGAACGTGAACTTCAGCGGCAGCAGCGCGTAGTCCTCGTCGGCTTGCGGATCGGGCCGGTACGAATGGGACAGGTCGAGGTCGATGCGTGTCATCTCAGGCTCCCAGCTCGGCAGTGGCGGGTGCGGAGGCGATCCTGAGCGGCCGGCTGGGCGCATGGATGCGCATGCCGGCGGCGTCGAACAGGTAGAGCTGCGCGGGATCCAGGTGCAGGGTGAGCGGCGCGCCCAGTTCCAGGTCGACCACCCCCGGAAACTGCGCCACCAGGTTGCCGACCGGGGAGTCCATATGCACGAAGGTGTCCGACCCGGACAGCTCGGCCAGCGCCACCCGGCCCGCCACCGGCACGGAGCCGGGCGCGGCGTCCAGGCGCAACGCACCGGCCCGCACCCCGACCGTAACCGTGCCGCCGTGCCCCCTGCCCCGGGCAAGGGCACGACGATGCCGCCCGGCAGCGTGACCGCGCCGGCCAGCAGGTTGCCGGCCATCAGGTTCATGGGGGGATCGCTGAAGGCACGCGCCACGCGCAGCGAGGCGGGATAGTGAAAGACCTCCGGCGTGGGCCCGTACTGCAGCAGCTCGCCGGCGTCCAGCACCGCGGTGTAGCCGCCCAGCAACAGGGCCTCGGCCGGCTCCGTGGTGGCATAGATCACGGTGGCATTGCCATGCGCGAAAAGCTGGGTCAGTTCCTCGCGCAGCTCTTCGCGCAGCTTGTAGTCCAGGTTGACCAGGGGCTCGTCGAGGAGCATCAGCGGCGCGCCCTTGGCCAGCGCGCGCGCCAGCGCCACGCGCTGCTGCTGCCCGCCGGAGAGCTCGGCGGGAACGCGGTCGAGCAGGTGCTCGATATGCAGGCGGGTGGCCAGCGCCCTCACCTGTCCATCGATATCCTTGGAGCGCCGCAGCTTGAGCGGCGAAGCAATATTGTCGAAGACGGTCATCGACGGGTAGTTGATGAACTGCTGGTAGACCATCGAGACGTTGCGCTCGCGCACCGGCATGCCGGTCACGTCGATACCGTCCACCTCGACCCGGCCGGCACTGGGCCGGTCCAGTCCCGCCATGACCCGCATCAGCGAGGTCTTGCCAGCCTGGGTGGCACCTAGCAGGATGGTCACCGCGCCCGGCACGGGTGTCAGCGACATGGGATATAGATACGCCTGCGAGCCTGCTTGCTGGGCGATGCCTTCCAATCTGAGCTGCATCGAGTCTCCGATTTCGAATGCCACATACATCACATTTACAACAATGATGCAAACGCACAAATCTTTGCTTCCCGCTCGTTTTAGAACAAAAACGAACAGAAAACAATCGTGCACTGCATCATTTGTTTTCGTTTGTGTTTGAACTAGAATGCGGGTATGACGCTAAATCCACGCCAGACCGCCCTGCTGGAAGAGGTTCGCAGCCAGGGCTTCGCTTCCATCGACGAACTTGCGCGCAAGTTCGGGGTGACCCTGCAGACCGTACGCCGGGACGTCAACCTGCTGGCTAAAGGCGGCATGCTGGCGCGCTTTCACGGTGGCGTGCG from Cupriavidus sp. D39 includes the following:
- a CDS encoding ABC transporter ATP-binding protein, whose amino-acid sequence is MTRIDLDLSHSYRPDPQADEDYALLPLKFTFNDGGAYALLGPSGCGKTTLLNCISGLQRPSHGTVSFDGRDVTAATPQARNIAQVFQFPVIYDTMTVGENLAFPLRNRGVPAAQVKERVGRVAEMLDLSASLDRRASGLAADAKQKISLGRGLVRQDVSAILFDEPLTVIDPHLKWQLRRKLKEIHHEFRLTLIYVTHDQTEALTFADQVVVMSRGKAVQVGPADALFERPAHTFVGNFIGSPGMNFLAGTWRDGAIEIAGRRYMPEFAPTVATALQAAGSFKVGVRPEYLRLAASTDPQAVPARVERAQDIGTYWLVTATVQDASGQAATVRGRLGNEGAALQAGETVWLSVFNRHTCYYVNEELVA